In the genome of Brachionichthys hirsutus isolate HB-005 unplaced genomic scaffold, CSIRO-AGI_Bhir_v1 contig_955, whole genome shotgun sequence, one region contains:
- the LOC137914181 gene encoding extracellular calcium-sensing receptor-like, which translates to MSLPVLEKKGDIMLGGLFSLHDMVVEPSLSFTTVTPKTQCTKFNFRTFRWMQTMIFAIEEINRNGTLLPNITLGYQIHDSCSTPHQALKAAMALMGSKKDSWVDGEMQRKGTCHGAIPAVIGDGGSTQSLVVARILGVLNVPQVSYFSSCACLSDKKEFPTFLRTMPSDLFQVGALVQLVKYFGWTWVGVIAGDDAYGRGGARIFADEVRRFGACVAVYEIIPKIKEQAAISTIVSKISSSAARVILVFAVEQDAATLFNEVLRVGLIGIQWLASEAWSTAAVLSNPKKYHHILQGSMGFAIRRADIPGLQDFLLQLDPLSTDSRRDPFLMPFWEEVFQCSLGVQAEGHQHDIQGKPPCTGTEELGTVRNIYSDVSQLRISYNVYKAVYAIAHALNAMKRCVKGNAPFPLQACPETDRIQPRQLLYYIRQVGHMTSFGDEMMFDENGDPAAVYDLVSWYLKPNGEIEFVNIGKFDESTTSGETKLQIQEKNVVWNGNQTEVPLSVCSSNCPRGTRKAVRPNLPICCHDCVICTAGHISNQTDAIECVQCLPEFWSNAERTACVPKHVEFLSFSDTMGITLMAVSLLGSFCTCAVVFLFSYHRTSAIVRANNSDLSFLLLFSLTLCFLCSLTFIGRPSVWSCMLRQTAFAITFVLCISCILGKTIVVLMAFKPTLHGSSIMKWFGPLQQKAIIALSTLVQAVICTVWLVVAPPSPQQLIRRGSADIILLCDEGSPVAFALVLGYIGLLACLCLLLAFLARKLPDHFNETKLITFSMLIFCAVWVAFVPAYISSPGKYATVTEVFAILASSYGLLGCIFAPKCYIILLRPEKNTRKCLIGKQLKQYCIIPSWLYRIMWIFLILGLRVRPYFWWFYLAPHLINPVS; encoded by the exons ATGTCTCTGCCTGTGCTGGAGAAAAAGGGGGACATCATGTTGGGGGGACTCTTCTCCCTTCACGACATGGTGGTGGAACCCAGTCTGTCCTTCACCACAGTGACTCCAAAGACACAATGCACCAA ATTTAACTTCCGGACATTTCGATGGATGCAAACTATGATCTTTGCCATTGAGGAGATTAACAGAAATGGTACACTCCTTCCCAACATCACTCTGGGGTATCAGATCCATGATTCGTGCAGTACGCCTCATCAGGCTTTGAAGGCTGCTATGGCATTAATGGGGAGCAAGAAGGATTCATGGGTTGATGGGGAGATGCAGCGTAAAGGCACCTGTCATGGGGCCATACCCGCAGTGATAGGAGATGGAGGCTCCACTCAGTCTCTAGTGGTGGCACGTATCCTGGGAGTCTTGAATGTGCCACAG GTTAGTTATTTCTCCAGCTGTGCCTGTTTAAGTGACAAAAAGGAGTTTCCTACCTTTTTACGAACCATGCCCAGTGACTTATTTCAG GTAGGTGCACTAGTACAACTTGTCAAGTATTTTGGCTGGACATGGGTGGGTGTCATTGCAGGGGACGACGCCTACGGCCGTGGTGGAGCGCGCATCTTTGCCGACGAG GTCAGAAGGTTTGGTGCTTGTGTTGCCGTCTATGAGATCATACCTAAAATTAAAGAACAGGCTGCAATTTCAACTATCGTGTCCAAAAtcagctcctctgcagctcgAGTGATCCTAGTGTTCGCTGTGGAACAAGATGCAGCTACATTGTTTAATGAAGTACTCAG AGTGGGGTTGATTGGAATACAGTGGCTGGCCAGTGAAGCTTGGAGCACAGCTGCTGTCCTCTCTAACCCCAAAAAGTACCACCATATCCTGCAAGGTTCAATGGGATTTGCAATTCGGCGAGCAGATATCCCTGGGTTACAAGACTTTCTGCTTCAATTGGACCCCTTGAGCACAGATTCCCGCAGGGACCCCTTCCTAATGCCATTCTGGGAAGAGGTGTTTCAGTGCAGCCTGGGTGTCCAGGCTGAAGGTCATCAACATGATATTCAGGGTAAGCCTCCATGCACTGGAACAGAAGAGCTGGGGACTGTGAGAAATATCTACTCAGATGTCTCGCAACTAAGGATTTCCTACAATGTCTATAAGGCTGTGTATGCCATCGCTCATGCACTCAACGCAATGAAACGTTGTGTGAAAGGAAATGCACCATTTCCTCTGCAGGCCTgtccagaaacagacagaatacAGCCTCGGCAG CTGCTTTATTACATAAGACAGGTGGGACACATGACCTCATTTGGTGATGAAATGATGTTTGATGAGAATGGTGACCCTGCAGCCGTGTATGACCTGGTTTCCTGGTACTTGAAACCAAACGGAGAAATTGAGTTTGTTAACATTGGAAAATTTGACGAGAGCACTACAAGCGGAGAGACAAAACTTCAGatacaagaaaaaaatgttgtttgGAATGGCAACCAAACTGAA GTTCCTTTGTCAGTATGCAGCAGTAATTGTCCCCGAGGTACTCGCAAGGCAGTCAGACCAAACTTACCAATATGCTGCCATGACTGTGTGATTTGTACAGCAGGGCATATAAGCAATCAAACTG ATGCCATAGAGTGTGTGCAGTGCCTGCCGGAGTTCTGGTCAAATGCTGAGAGGACGGCCTGTGTCCCTAAACATGTGGAGTTTCTCTCCTTTAGTGACACCATGGGCATCACATTAATGGCTGTTTCCCTCCTTGGCTCCTTCTGTACCTGTGCTGTGGTCTTCTTATTCTCCTACCACAGGACCTCTGCCATTGTCAGGGCCAACAATTCAGACttgagcttcctgctgctcttctccTTGACTCTATGTTTCCTGTGTTCGCTGACGTTCATCGGACGGCCCTCTGTGTGGTCCTGCATGTTGCGACAGACAGCGTTCGCGATCACCTTTGTCCTCTGTATATCTTGTATCCTGGGGAAGACTATTGTGGTGCTCATGGCCTTTAAGCCTACACTGCATGGCAGCAGCATCATGAAATGGTTCGGACCTTTGCAGCAAAAGGCAATCATTGCTTTAAGTACCCTGGTCCAG GCAGTCATATGTACTGTGTGGCTTGTCGTTGCTCCTCCCAGTCCTCAACAACTGATACGGCGCGGGAGTGCTGATATCATTCTCTTGTGTGACGAAGGTTCACCCGTAGCTTTTGCTCTCGTTCTGGGCTACATTGGTCTGCTGGCCTGCCTTTGCCTTTTATTGGCCTTTCTGGCACGGAAACTACCAGATCATTTCAACGAGACCAAGCTCATCACCTTTAGCATGCTCATTTTCTGTGCagtgtgggttgcttttgttccTGCCTACATCAGTTCTCCGGGGAAGTACGCCACGGTCACTGAGGTGTTTGCTATTTTGGCATCCAGTTATGGACTGCTGGGCTGCATATTTGCACCAAAGTGCTATATAATCCTTCTAAGGCCTGAAAAGAACACAAGGAAATGTCTGAT AGGCAAGCAGTTAAAACAATACTGCATAATCCCCTCCTGGCTGTATCGTATAATGTG GATATTCCTGATACTTGGCCTCAGAGTTCGGCCATATTTCTGGTGGTTCTACTTGGCACCTCATCTTATAAATCCTGTGTCTTGA